One window of the Streptomyces sp. ITFR-21 genome contains the following:
- a CDS encoding FtsW/RodA/SpoVE family cell cycle protein: MSASNTTTITSIGAPNRRNTELALLVFAVLIPVFAYVNAGLAKHDQVPAGLLGYGVGLGLLAGVAHLLVRKYAPYADPLMLPIATLLNGLGLVLIWRLDQEPVLGKAMAPNQLMWSTLGLALFVMVLIFLKDHRILQRYTYISMMVALVLLVAPIFFPGVNGAKIWITLPGIGSLQPGEFAKIVITVFFAGYLMVKRDALALASRRFMGLYLPRGRDLGPILVIWAISLLILVFETDLGTSLLFFGLFVIMLYVATERTSWIVFGLLLSAGGAVLVSSFEPHVKERVHNWLHPLQLANGGVTETAQTMYAFGSGGIFGSGLGQGYSRLIGGIAPKSDYILATVGEELGLAGLMAVLLLYALLIERGIRTALAARDPFGKLLAIGLSGAFALQVFVVAGGVTGLIPLTGMTMPFLAQGGSSVIANWALVAILLRISDTARRPAPSPAPSPDAEATQVVRSQ, from the coding sequence ATGAGCGCCAGCAACACCACCACCATCACGTCCATCGGCGCGCCCAACCGCCGCAACACCGAGCTGGCGCTGCTCGTCTTCGCCGTCCTCATCCCGGTGTTCGCCTACGTCAACGCGGGGCTGGCCAAGCACGACCAGGTGCCGGCCGGCCTGCTCGGCTACGGCGTGGGCCTCGGCCTGCTGGCCGGCGTCGCCCACCTCCTGGTGCGCAAGTACGCCCCGTACGCCGACCCGCTGATGCTGCCGATCGCCACCCTGCTCAACGGCCTCGGGCTGGTGCTGATCTGGCGGCTGGACCAGGAGCCCGTGCTCGGCAAGGCGATGGCGCCCAACCAGCTGATGTGGTCCACCCTGGGCCTGGCGCTGTTCGTGATGGTGCTGATCTTCCTCAAGGACCACCGCATCCTCCAGCGCTACACCTACATCTCGATGATGGTGGCGCTGGTCCTGCTGGTCGCGCCGATCTTCTTCCCCGGCGTCAACGGCGCCAAAATCTGGATCACGCTGCCGGGCATCGGCTCGCTCCAGCCCGGTGAGTTCGCCAAGATCGTCATCACCGTCTTCTTCGCCGGCTACCTGATGGTCAAGCGGGACGCCCTGGCACTGGCCAGCCGCCGCTTCATGGGCCTGTACCTGCCACGCGGCCGCGACCTGGGCCCGATCCTGGTGATCTGGGCCATCAGTCTGCTGATCCTGGTCTTCGAGACCGACCTCGGCACCTCGCTGCTCTTCTTCGGCCTCTTCGTGATCATGCTGTACGTGGCCACCGAGCGGACCAGCTGGATCGTCTTCGGCCTGCTGCTCAGCGCCGGCGGCGCGGTCCTGGTGTCGTCGTTCGAGCCGCACGTCAAGGAGCGGGTGCACAACTGGCTGCACCCCCTCCAGTTGGCCAACGGCGGTGTCACCGAGACCGCGCAGACCATGTACGCCTTCGGGTCCGGCGGCATCTTCGGCTCCGGCCTCGGCCAGGGCTACTCCCGGCTGATCGGCGGCATCGCCCCCAAGAGCGACTACATCCTGGCCACCGTCGGCGAGGAGCTCGGCCTGGCCGGGCTGATGGCCGTGCTGCTGCTGTACGCGCTGCTGATCGAACGCGGCATCCGTACCGCGCTGGCCGCCCGCGACCCCTTCGGCAAGCTGCTCGCCATCGGCCTGTCGGGCGCCTTCGCGCTCCAGGTGTTCGTGGTGGCGGGCGGCGTCACCGGGCTGATCCCGCTGACCGGTATGACGATGCCGTTCCTGGCCCAGGGCGGCTCCTCGGTGATCGCCAACTGGGCGCTGGTCGCGATCCTGCTGCGGATCAGCGACACCGCCCGGCGGCCGGCCCCGAGCCCGGCCCCCTCCCCCGACGCCGAAGCGACCCAGGTGGTGCGCAGCCAGTGA
- a CDS encoding FhaA domain-containing protein — translation MGVLKRFEQRLEGLVNGTFAKVFKSEVQPVEIAGALQRECDNNATIWNRDRTVVPNDFIVELSSGDYERLSPYAVQLGDELAGMVMDYAKQQRYTFMGLVKVHLERAADLDTGLYRVRSRTLASSESQHPHQQQAEPAQAGYQQSPQGYQQRPAYPQPGPGAGAPQRPAGPPPMPAAPPPGGAARPGAHAAAGPAPVTRLPGTGFPAGSAAAGVRRWIEINGIRHQLSRPTLVLGRSTEADVRVDDPGVSRKHAEIRVGTPSVVQDLGSTNGIVVDGQHTQRATLRDGSRIVVGSTTIVYRQAEG, via the coding sequence GGGTGTACTGAAGCGCTTTGAGCAGCGGCTGGAGGGCCTGGTGAACGGGACCTTCGCCAAGGTGTTCAAGAGCGAGGTGCAGCCCGTGGAGATCGCGGGCGCGCTGCAGCGTGAGTGCGACAACAACGCCACGATCTGGAACCGCGACCGCACCGTGGTGCCGAACGACTTCATCGTGGAGCTGAGCTCGGGCGACTACGAGCGGCTCAGCCCGTACGCGGTCCAGCTGGGCGACGAGCTGGCCGGCATGGTCATGGACTACGCCAAGCAGCAGCGCTACACCTTCATGGGGCTGGTCAAGGTCCACCTGGAGCGGGCCGCCGACCTGGACACCGGCCTGTACCGGGTGCGCAGCCGCACCCTGGCCAGCAGCGAGTCCCAGCACCCCCACCAGCAGCAGGCGGAACCGGCCCAGGCCGGGTACCAGCAGAGCCCGCAGGGCTACCAGCAGCGTCCGGCCTACCCGCAGCCGGGGCCGGGCGCCGGCGCCCCGCAGCGCCCGGCCGGCCCCCCTCCGATGCCCGCCGCGCCGCCTCCCGGCGGAGCCGCCCGGCCCGGGGCGCACGCCGCCGCGGGCCCCGCCCCCGTGACCCGGCTGCCCGGCACCGGCTTCCCCGCCGGTTCGGCCGCGGCCGGCGTCCGCCGCTGGATCGAGATCAACGGCATCCGCCACCAGCTCTCCCGCCCCACCCTGGTGCTCGGCCGCTCCACCGAGGCCGACGTACGGGTGGACGACCCCGGCGTATCGCGCAAGCACGCCGAAATCCGGGTCGGTACGCCCTCCGTGGTCCAGGACCTCGGTTCCACGAACGGCATCGTGGTGGACGGACAGCACACCCAGCGCGCTACGCTCCGCGACGGCTCCCGCATCGTCGTGGGGAGCACCACCATCGTGTACAGGCAAGCCGAAGGGTGA
- a CDS encoding Stp1/IreP family PP2C-type Ser/Thr phosphatase, producing MYPEPTGEVRMSLSLRFAAGSHKGMIREGNEDSGYAGPRLLAIADGMGGQAAGEVASSEVISAIVTLDDDIPGSDILTSLGTAVQRANDQLLHMVQEDPQLEGMGTTLTALLWTGQRLGLVHVGDSRAYLLRDGVLTQITQDHTWVQRLVDEGRITEEEATTHPQRSLLMRALGSGEHVEPDLSIREVRVGDRYLICSDGLSGVVSHQTLEDTLAGYQAPHETVQELIQLALRGGGPDNITCIVADVLDTDDGDTLAAQLNDTPVVVGAVADTQLPPQDPRHLQTPAGRASELGRTPHQAGPAGAFGPPGSGEQGSGGVLGAFGGYDDDAFDKPGKGRRWAKRSAVGLVVLAVIGGGLYGAYAWTQTQYYVGTKGDHVAVYQGIDQKLAWIKLSKVHRDRPDIELKYLPTYQQNRLQDTIAVGSLGQAQDKADELAQQAAVCRKVADAKAAAATGRTAGGAGGAGGATGPVNAKPGAKATGGTTPTTAPTPSLTPEEKNLAGECGTGQQ from the coding sequence ATGTACCCGGAGCCGACGGGGGAGGTACGCATGTCGTTGAGCCTGCGTTTCGCCGCCGGTTCACACAAGGGCATGATCCGCGAGGGGAACGAGGACTCCGGCTACGCCGGCCCCCGTCTGCTCGCGATCGCCGACGGCATGGGCGGCCAAGCCGCCGGCGAGGTCGCCTCCTCCGAGGTGATCTCCGCCATCGTCACGCTCGACGACGACATCCCCGGCTCCGACATCCTCACCTCGCTGGGCACCGCCGTACAGCGGGCCAACGACCAGCTGCTGCACATGGTCCAGGAGGACCCGCAGCTGGAGGGCATGGGCACCACCCTGACCGCCCTGCTGTGGACCGGGCAGCGGCTCGGCCTGGTGCACGTCGGCGACTCCCGCGCGTACCTGCTGCGCGACGGCGTACTGACCCAGATCACCCAGGACCACACCTGGGTGCAGCGGCTGGTCGACGAGGGCCGGATCACCGAGGAAGAGGCCACCACTCACCCGCAGCGGTCTTTGCTGATGCGCGCCCTGGGCAGCGGCGAACACGTCGAACCCGATCTCTCCATCCGTGAGGTACGCGTCGGCGACCGCTATCTGATCTGCTCCGACGGCCTGTCCGGGGTGGTGAGCCACCAGACCCTGGAAGACACCCTGGCCGGCTACCAGGCCCCGCACGAGACCGTGCAGGAGCTGATCCAGCTCGCCCTGCGCGGCGGCGGACCCGACAACATCACGTGCATCGTCGCCGATGTCCTCGACACCGACGACGGCGACACGCTGGCGGCGCAGCTCAATGACACCCCCGTGGTGGTCGGCGCCGTCGCCGACACCCAGCTGCCGCCCCAGGACCCGCGCCACCTCCAGACCCCGGCCGGCCGCGCCTCCGAACTGGGCCGCACCCCGCACCAGGCCGGCCCGGCGGGCGCCTTCGGCCCGCCCGGGAGCGGCGAGCAGGGTTCCGGCGGCGTGCTCGGCGCCTTCGGCGGATACGACGACGACGCCTTCGACAAGCCCGGCAAGGGCCGCCGCTGGGCCAAGCGCAGTGCCGTCGGCCTGGTGGTTCTCGCGGTGATCGGCGGCGGGCTGTACGGCGCCTACGCCTGGACGCAGACGCAGTACTACGTCGGCACCAAGGGCGATCATGTCGCCGTCTACCAGGGCATCGACCAGAAGCTGGCCTGGATCAAGCTGTCGAAGGTGCACCGGGACCGCCCCGACATCGAACTGAAGTACCTGCCGACCTACCAGCAGAACAGGCTCCAGGACACCATCGCGGTAGGCAGCCTCGGGCAGGCGCAGGACAAGGCCGACGAACTCGCCCAGCAGGCCGCGGTCTGCCGGAAGGTCGCCGACGCCAAGGCGGCCGCCGCCACCGGCAGGACGGCAGGAGGCGCCGGGGGCGCGGGCGGCGCCACCGGGCCGGTCAACGCCAAGCCCGGTGCCAAGGCCACCGGCGGCACCACCCCGACGACCGCCCCCACCCCGTCCCTGACGCCGGAAGAGAAGAACCTGGCCGGGGAATGCGGTACGGGCCAGCAGTAG
- a CDS encoding FHA domain-containing protein FhaB/FipA, with translation MSELTLTVMRLGFLAVLWLFVIVAVQVIRSDLFGTRVTQRGARRSEGQSRPPQQRQQQAPPARQQPQGNRQRRGAPTKLVVAEGSLAGTTVALQSQTITLGRAHDSTIVLDDDYASSRHARIYPDRDGQWIVEDLGSTNGTYLDRNRLTTPTPVPLGAPIRIGKTVIELRK, from the coding sequence ATGTCAGAGCTGACCCTGACGGTCATGCGGTTGGGTTTCCTCGCCGTCCTGTGGCTGTTCGTGATCGTCGCCGTGCAGGTCATCCGCAGTGACCTGTTCGGCACCCGGGTGACCCAGCGCGGCGCGCGCCGCAGCGAGGGCCAGTCCCGGCCGCCGCAGCAGCGCCAGCAGCAGGCGCCGCCCGCCCGCCAGCAGCCGCAGGGCAACCGGCAGCGGCGCGGTGCACCCACCAAACTGGTGGTCGCCGAGGGCTCGCTGGCCGGTACCACCGTCGCGCTCCAGAGCCAGACCATCACCCTGGGCCGGGCGCACGACTCCACGATTGTGCTCGACGACGACTACGCGTCCAGCAGGCATGCCAGGATCTACCCGGACCGCGACGGCCAGTGGATCGTCGAGGACCTCGGATCCACGAACGGCACGTATCTGGACCGGAACCGGCTGACCACGCCCACGCCGGTCCCGCTGGGCGCGCCGATCCGCATCGGCAAGACCGTCATCGAACTGCGGAAGTAG